Part of the Numenius arquata chromosome 5, bNumArq3.hap1.1, whole genome shotgun sequence genome is shown below.
GTGCCTCGCCGCGCCGCTTCCGGTGCGCGCCGGAAGCGGGAGCAGCATAACTTCCGGGTGAGAGCGGCCGGCGGCGATGGCGGGGCTTTCCCGCACCCTCGCTATCTTCGGCGGCTTCGTGGCCGTGGTGGGGGCGGCGTTTTACCCAATTTACTTTCGGCCGCTGCTGATGCCGGAGGAGTACAGTGAGTGCTTGCGCTAGGGGGGCGAGCGGGCcgcggcccggccctgccctgctTGTCAGCGGGTCGGTGCCCGGGCCTGGGGTGTGCTGAGGACCGCCACTGGGCGAGCAACGGCCGAGAGGCTTTCTGCTCGGCCGAGGGATCCTTAAAAAAAGCTGTCAAAACGTCGTAGTACTCTTGTTTCAAGTTATTGGCTGGCACGTGGCTCAGAACCTTCAGAACCCTTTGGCTGTGCTCTGAAGCGGTTAAGAGGGTTGAGACGCAGCTGAAGAAGTAACgctcagaggggctggagcacctctcctgtgaggacaggctgagagagccggggttgttcagtctggagaagagaaggctccggggagaccttactgcggCCTTCCAGCActtgaagggggctacaggagagatgggggcaGACTTTCTCATAGGGCCTGCAGCAACAGgccaatggctttaaactaaaagagggcagacTTAGACTagagataaggaagaaattctgtatgctgagggtgatgaaaccctggcccaggttgcccagagaggtgatagatgccccatccctggaaacattcagggtcGGGTTGGatgtggctctgagcaacctggtgtagttgaagatgcccctgctcattggtggggggttgggactagatgacctttcaaggtcccttccaacccaaaccattctacgattctgtaaGTTGTTCaagttttgttttccagccaCAGTTGAAAAGTTTTAACTTAAAACGTGGTAACAAATCATTTACCGATTGTGATGGTTTTGCTAGAGCTGGTTGTAGCCCACAGAGTTTTCTCTGAAACTGGCTGCTGCTGAAAACCCCACTTCCCTGACAGAAACATGGAAAACCAGCCAAAGCCCACAGCTGACCCTGTCACCAGGGAGGTTCTGAGCACTCAAAGGCACCTGACGTTCCAGGTGTGAAGCCTCGGTGGCTGCAGGTGAACACTCTGTGCCACGGGAACAGTAGGGAGAACATCTGTTACTCCTAAACTTCTGTTAACTACCACCAGaggaagtgggggaaaaaatctgGTGTAACCAGCCTCATCCCCTTGCTTTAACTTACATAAAGCTAAGCAAGCTGTTGGAGGTAACCTGAAGATGTATGTGGTTAATCTGCTGAGACAactgaagagaagggaaaaaaaaaaaggtaaaaagggaGGAGGGTGACCAACTTATTGATCTTCTTGGAGGGACTTTAGCCTCGCATCAAAGCTGAGTAAAATTTAACTTGCAAGCGAGTTTGTATTTAAGGAAGTTGGAAACTGCCCACAAAGATAGGTCTTCTACTCTGTGTTCCCATTCTTGACTCGTGTTTGCTTATGGTGCACTTTCCAAAAATATAATATTAGAAGTGTGACTCAGCATTAAGGAAAGAACAAAACTAGTGGGCAAAGTCCTCTTTTGTGCTTGTGAATTACAAGAGCAAATGTTCACCAGCGGGTtagtgattttttgttttaacatgTTTTTAATCTCCATTTAGCATGTAAAATGGGCAATGTGCAGTTAGCAAGTGTTTAAACTTGCTATTTAATACCTGCTTCTAAACTTATTGCGTGCTGCTCAAACTCTACTTTGATGTCACTTTTATTAATTTCCTACGTGCTTTTCTTCATGCTCATCGCTGCAATATGAGAGAAGCACAAGCATTCATTGTCATGATCCTTTAGACAAGGACATGGAATTTCACAGTTACGGTACCTGAGTGGAAGTATTTTAAACTTTGGGGTacaaagaatttgattttttcGGCGTGCAGTGTAGTAAGCTGTATGACAACAAAATTTCTCTAGAAGCTCACACCCCTCATTGGCTTGAGCTATGGATGAATACTCAGTAGTTCTGCGTTTTGAGGTCCTGGGTTTGAAGTCATACATTTCAATTAGCATCACATTATCGTCCTGCAAAAGGCAAGAATGAATTTTAGTTCTCTGGGACTAAATTATGTAAACATAAAATGCTGTCTTTCCTTACTTCAGTCTTGTTTTTCTTGTGTATCTCCCAAATTCTACACAAGTGAGGCTCAATACGTTCAGGAAGAAGACTTTTTTGCACAATTCTCATATATCTTCAGAGGAGTTCCTAGCAGTTTAACAAGTAAAATGGAAGACACTTGGAAATACTgtatcattgaatcatagaatggttagagttggaggggaccttaaagatcatcgagttccaacccccctgccatgggcagggacacctcccactagaccaggttgctcaaagccccatccagcctggccttgaacacctccagggatgggacatccacagcttctctgggcaacctgttccagtgtctcaccaccctcacaggaaagaatttcttcctgatatctaatctaaatctcccttcttccaatttaaaaccattaccccttgtcctgtcactacacttcctgacaaagagtccctctctggctctcctgtaggctcccttcagatattggaaggctgctatgaggtctccccggagccttctccagccccagctctctcagcctgtccttataggggaggtgctccatcattttcgtggccctttGATTATGTAATCAAATTGTTAATATGTACCTTAAATTGTGCACACAGAGGTTGGACTTAATTTCGTACAGAAGTGCTTTCATTTTATAGTTTTTCAGTAACTCAGTTTGTGGCCTTgatgtttgtaatattttcctgtctggaaatagctttaaaaaagacTCTTTCCTTATACAAAACACAAAGTTCAGTGGCAGTGTTGAAACTTTGAGATATTCAGCATGAACCTCTTCCACTCAGATTGATTAAGAACTTTGAATTGATATTGGAGCATTTTCACAGTAAATTTTGTGATTTTGCTGaactgtgggactcagctcc
Proteins encoded:
- the SMIM20 gene encoding small integral membrane protein 20 isoform X2; translated protein: MAGLSRTLAIFGGFVAVVGAAFYPIYFRPLLMPEEYRLKVWSDPFGRK
- the SMIM20 gene encoding small integral membrane protein 20 isoform X1 translates to MAGLSRTLAIFGGFVAVVGAAFYPIYFRPLLMPEEYKKEQSINRAGIVQEDIQPGGLKVWSDPFGRK